In the Devosia sp. SL43 genome, one interval contains:
- a CDS encoding cobyric acid synthase — MAKSLMFMGTGSDVGKSLVVAGLCRALANRGLRVAPFKPQNMSNNAAVTADGGEIGRAQALQARASRREPVTAMNPVLLKPEQETGSQVVVRGQRRASMSARAYWQERGKLMPEVLGAFRELAQDVDYVIVEGAGSASEVNLRANDIANFGFAQAAKVPVVLVGDINRGGVIASIVGTFAVIDPADAALIRGTLINKFQGDPSLFSAGIDFIRKRTGVPCLGPIPWFADAAKLPAEDSMSLHTLPQNADGVMVIAVTQLPRIANFDDLDPLRAEPGVRVVMVQPGEAIPRDAHWIVLPGSKATRSDLAALRSNGWDTDILAHVRAGGRVMGICGGYQMLGRSIADPAGIEGNPGTSEGLGLLDVNTVLTPVKQLRVEQAVHVASGAAISGYHMHMGVTEGPDRGRPFARIGHDDEGAISANGRIAGTYLHGLFAADGFRRALLGNVASPDLDYEAGIERALDDLAAHLEKHLDIDALLAMAEPTGLD; from the coding sequence ATGGCTAAATCCTTGATGTTCATGGGCACCGGGTCCGATGTCGGCAAGTCGCTTGTCGTTGCCGGTCTCTGCCGTGCGCTGGCCAATCGCGGGCTGCGCGTGGCGCCGTTCAAGCCGCAGAACATGAGCAACAATGCTGCCGTGACGGCCGATGGCGGCGAGATCGGCCGGGCCCAGGCCTTGCAGGCGCGGGCGTCACGGCGCGAACCGGTGACGGCGATGAACCCGGTCCTGCTCAAGCCTGAACAGGAAACCGGTTCGCAAGTGGTCGTGCGCGGCCAGAGGCGGGCCTCGATGTCGGCGCGCGCCTATTGGCAGGAGCGTGGCAAGCTCATGCCGGAGGTGCTGGGTGCATTCCGCGAACTGGCCCAGGACGTTGACTACGTCATCGTCGAGGGCGCCGGCAGCGCCTCGGAGGTCAATCTCCGCGCCAACGACATCGCCAATTTCGGCTTCGCGCAGGCCGCCAAGGTGCCGGTTGTGCTGGTCGGCGATATCAACCGCGGTGGCGTTATCGCCTCCATTGTCGGCACGTTCGCGGTGATCGACCCGGCCGACGCAGCCTTGATTCGCGGCACCCTGATCAACAAATTCCAGGGCGATCCCAGCCTGTTTTCAGCGGGGATAGATTTTATCCGCAAGCGGACGGGGGTGCCCTGCCTGGGACCAATCCCATGGTTTGCCGATGCCGCGAAACTCCCCGCGGAGGATTCGATGTCTCTGCACACTCTGCCGCAAAATGCGGATGGAGTGATGGTCATAGCCGTCACACAATTGCCCCGGATCGCCAACTTCGACGATCTCGATCCGCTGCGGGCCGAACCAGGCGTCAGGGTGGTGATGGTGCAGCCGGGCGAAGCGATCCCTCGCGATGCCCACTGGATCGTGCTGCCCGGCTCGAAGGCCACGCGCAGCGATCTGGCTGCCTTGCGCAGCAACGGCTGGGACACCGATATCCTCGCCCATGTCCGCGCCGGGGGGCGGGTGATGGGGATTTGCGGCGGGTACCAGATGCTGGGCAGGAGTATAGCCGACCCTGCTGGCATCGAGGGTAACCCTGGCACCAGCGAAGGGCTGGGTCTGCTCGATGTCAATACCGTGCTGACGCCGGTCAAGCAATTGCGGGTCGAGCAGGCGGTTCATGTCGCGTCGGGCGCGGCGATCAGCGGTTATCACATGCATATGGGCGTGACCGAAGGTCCGGATCGGGGGCGGCCATTTGCCCGCATCGGCCATGACGATGAGGGCGCTATCAGCGCCAACGGCCGCATCGCGGGGACGTATCTCCACGGTCTGTTCGCCGCCGATGGCTTCCGCCGCGCCCTTCTCGGCAACGTCGCCAGTCCCGATCTCGACTATGAGGCCGGTATTGAGCGTGCCCTTGACGATCTGGCGGCGCATCTCGAAAAGCATCTCGATATTGATGCGCTGCTGGCGATGGCCGAACCGACAGGACTGGATTGA
- the cbiB gene encoding adenosylcobinamide-phosphate synthase CbiB, whose protein sequence is MHAFVAPLALLIERWLGYSPRLVAAIGHPVMWFGALITYLETRLNTDKRSGEQRRLAGLVALTVLLLLVLVLSIAVQQGVRAIPGGFVVEILIATPFLAQKELRRAVQAVADALRTSLDAGREAVSHIVGRDPQALDEAGVSRAAIETLAESTCDGVVAPGFWLVLLGLPGIVLYKAINTADSMIGHLNERYRDYGWAAAKLDDIVNWLPARLTAVLITAACFVTDHASPGKAWATAQRDARKHASPNSGWPEAAFAGALGFRLGGPRSYAGEVVDLPSFGDGKSELVDSDILRALVLYRSTLNVLLGLSLVVALLVWAA, encoded by the coding sequence ATGCACGCCTTCGTTGCCCCCCTGGCTCTGCTCATCGAGCGCTGGCTCGGCTATTCGCCGCGCCTGGTCGCCGCCATCGGCCATCCGGTCATGTGGTTCGGCGCGTTGATCACGTATCTCGAAACGCGGCTCAACACCGACAAGCGCAGCGGCGAGCAGCGCCGCCTGGCCGGCCTCGTTGCGCTGACGGTGTTGCTTCTACTGGTTCTCGTCCTGTCAATCGCCGTGCAACAAGGCGTGCGGGCCATTCCTGGCGGCTTTGTCGTCGAAATCCTAATCGCGACACCGTTCCTCGCGCAAAAAGAGCTCCGCCGCGCCGTGCAGGCCGTTGCCGATGCACTGCGGACCTCGCTCGATGCGGGCCGCGAGGCGGTGAGCCATATCGTCGGCCGCGATCCGCAGGCGCTCGATGAGGCTGGGGTGTCCCGTGCGGCCATTGAAACGCTTGCCGAAAGCACCTGCGACGGTGTGGTCGCCCCCGGGTTCTGGCTGGTGCTGCTCGGACTGCCCGGCATTGTTCTCTACAAGGCCATCAACACCGCCGATTCCATGATCGGTCATCTCAACGAGCGCTATCGCGACTATGGCTGGGCTGCCGCCAAACTGGACGACATAGTGAACTGGCTCCCGGCGCGGCTGACGGCAGTCCTGATCACTGCTGCCTGCTTCGTCACCGACCATGCCAGTCCGGGGAAGGCTTGGGCTACGGCCCAACGCGATGCCCGCAAACATGCCTCACCCAATTCGGGCTGGCCCGAGGCGGCCTTCGCCGGAGCCCTGGGCTTCAGACTCGGCGGTCCCCGCAGCTATGCGGGTGAGGTGGTCGATTTGCCAAGCTTCGGTGATGGCAAGTCGGAGCTGGTCGACAGCGATATCTTGCGCGCGCTGGTGCTGTATCGCAGCACGCTCAATGTGCTGCTGGGGCTGAGCTTGGTGGTGGCGCTGCTGGTCTGGGCGGCTTAG
- the cobU gene encoding bifunctional adenosylcobinamide kinase/adenosylcobinamide-phosphate guanylyltransferase, producing MTRHVLVLGGARSGKTAFSESLALRSGVRPAYLATAEALDGEMRDRVASHKAGRGDRFVTIEEPIALSDALLKASIDHDVILVDCLTLWITNLLLANEDVAQHVSELGATLVQLKAAKVILVSNEVGLGIVPDNAMARTFRDLAGSAHQRLAEICDDVYFVVAGLPMTLKGEAPGQAESRIHEA from the coding sequence ATGACGCGACACGTGCTGGTGCTGGGCGGAGCCCGATCGGGCAAGACAGCCTTTTCGGAAAGCCTTGCCCTGCGCAGCGGCGTTCGGCCTGCCTATCTGGCGACAGCCGAGGCACTCGACGGCGAAATGCGCGACCGTGTGGCCAGCCACAAGGCAGGCCGGGGCGACCGATTCGTCACCATCGAGGAGCCGATCGCGCTGTCGGATGCGCTGCTCAAGGCGTCTATCGACCACGATGTGATCCTGGTCGATTGCCTGACGTTGTGGATCACCAACCTACTACTTGCCAATGAGGATGTGGCTCAGCATGTCAGTGAGCTCGGCGCGACACTGGTGCAGCTCAAGGCTGCCAAGGTCATCCTCGTCAGCAACGAGGTGGGCCTGGGCATCGTGCCCGACAATGCCATGGCCCGGACCTTTCGCGATCTGGCGGGCTCGGCCCATCAGCGTTTGGCCGAGATTTGCGACGATGTGTATTTCGTGGTGGCGGGATTGCCGATGACGCTCAAAGGCGAGGCGCCGGGGCAGGCCGAGAGCCGGATACACGAGGCTTAG